The following are encoded in a window of Mustela nigripes isolate SB6536 chromosome 1, MUSNIG.SB6536, whole genome shotgun sequence genomic DNA:
- the CXCL13 gene encoding C-X-C motif chemokine 13, which produces MRFTLGSLLFMLLACSLPPVHGVLEAYNTNLKCKCIQETSAFVPVNHIDKLQVFPPGNGCPNKEVIVWKKNKSVVCLNPHSKWTQKLIKILQRNAASTRPAPVLRRRMK; this is translated from the exons ATGAGGTTCACCCTGGGATCTCTGCTGTTCATGCTACTGGCCTGCAGCCTCCCTCCTGTCCATG GTGTTCTGGAGGCCTACAATACAAACTTAAAGTGTAAATGCATCCAAGAGACTTCGGCCTTTGTCCCGGTCAACCACATTGACAAGCTTCAGGTCTTCCCTCCTGGGAATGGGTGCCCAAACAAAGAAGTCAT agTTTGGAAGAAGAATAAGTCGGTTGTATGCTTGAACCCTCATTCCAAATggacacaaaaattaataaaaatattaca aaGAAATGCTGCTTCAACTCGACCAGCTCCAGTGCTTAGAAGAAGGATGAAGTGA